In the genome of Cutibacterium equinum, one region contains:
- the der gene encoding ribosome biogenesis GTPase Der: MSDSPEFLDGPSDGIEEALPKPVVAVVGRPNVGKSTLVNRILGRRAAVVQDVPGVTRDRVSYDAEWSGRQFVLVDTGGWASDASGMAAMIAEQAEFAISTADAVLFVVDATVGTTDEDEAVVQVLRQSRKPIVVAANKVDDARGEAEAATMWNLGLGEPHPVSAMHGRGSGDLLDALIDVLPERPASYETTGGPRRVAIVGKPNVGKSSLLNRLARQNRAVVSDVSGTTVDPVDELVTVGSTLYQFIDTAGLRKRVKEASGHEYYASLRTQTAIERAEVCVVVIDASESISDQDLRILTMVEEAGRAMVIAYNKWDLTDEERRRYLEREIERDVQAYAWAPRVNISALKGRNVDKLEKAIETAADGWETRISTGKLNAFLGRLAAAHPHPVRGGKQPRILFGTQAHNCPPTFALFTTGMFDQGYVRFIIRRLREDFGFAGSPVHVEIRPREKRNKK, from the coding sequence ATGTCCGACTCGCCCGAGTTCCTCGACGGCCCCAGCGACGGCATTGAGGAGGCTCTTCCCAAGCCTGTCGTCGCCGTCGTCGGACGACCCAATGTGGGTAAGTCCACCCTTGTGAACCGCATCCTTGGCCGGCGAGCAGCTGTCGTGCAGGATGTCCCCGGCGTGACTCGAGACCGCGTGTCCTACGACGCCGAGTGGTCCGGTCGCCAGTTCGTGCTCGTCGACACTGGCGGCTGGGCCTCTGATGCCTCGGGCATGGCCGCCATGATCGCCGAGCAGGCTGAGTTTGCGATCTCGACCGCAGACGCCGTGTTGTTCGTCGTCGACGCCACAGTAGGCACGACTGACGAGGACGAAGCCGTCGTCCAGGTGCTGAGGCAGTCGCGCAAACCCATCGTCGTGGCCGCCAACAAGGTTGACGACGCCCGTGGCGAGGCCGAGGCCGCGACGATGTGGAACCTCGGTCTGGGGGAGCCCCACCCGGTGTCGGCCATGCACGGTCGTGGATCGGGCGATCTGCTCGACGCACTCATCGACGTGTTGCCGGAGCGCCCCGCCAGCTACGAGACGACGGGCGGGCCGCGCCGCGTTGCCATTGTCGGTAAGCCGAATGTCGGCAAGTCCTCGCTGCTCAACCGACTGGCTCGCCAGAATCGTGCGGTGGTTTCGGATGTGTCCGGAACGACTGTCGACCCGGTCGACGAGCTCGTCACCGTCGGCAGTACGTTGTATCAGTTCATCGACACCGCCGGTCTGCGCAAGCGAGTCAAGGAAGCCTCGGGGCACGAGTACTACGCCTCGCTGCGCACCCAGACCGCCATCGAGCGAGCCGAGGTGTGCGTGGTCGTCATTGATGCCTCGGAGTCGATCAGTGACCAGGATCTGCGCATCCTCACCATGGTCGAGGAGGCAGGACGCGCGATGGTCATCGCCTACAACAAGTGGGATCTGACTGACGAGGAGCGTCGTCGTTACCTGGAACGCGAGATCGAACGGGACGTGCAGGCCTATGCGTGGGCTCCCCGAGTCAACATCTCTGCCCTCAAGGGTCGCAACGTCGACAAGTTGGAGAAGGCCATTGAGACGGCTGCCGACGGGTGGGAGACGAGGATCTCGACCGGCAAGCTCAACGCTTTTCTTGGACGTTTGGCTGCGGCGCATCCGCACCCGGTTCGTGGCGGCAAGCAGCCGAGGATCCTCTTCGGCACCCAGGCTCACAACTGTCCGCCGACCTTTGCCCTGTTCACCACGGGGATGTTCGACCAGGGGTACGTGCGTTTCATCATCAGGCGGCTGCGCGAGGACTTCGGGTTCGCCGGATCACCGGTGCACGTCGAGATCCGTCCGCGTGAGAAGCGCAACAAGAAGTGA
- a CDS encoding VOC family protein, whose amino-acid sequence MKLLIVQYSANPQASAKFYTALGLHGPAEVDPMWTELSAEGGTFAIHGGPTDHDKRGFDPCMVTDCPLEDVQANLVAAGFDPGRIVEEDFGRSLRVIDPDGNELQINQE is encoded by the coding sequence ATGAAACTCTTGATCGTCCAGTACTCCGCCAATCCGCAGGCCAGTGCCAAGTTTTACACCGCCCTTGGCCTCCACGGTCCTGCTGAGGTCGACCCGATGTGGACCGAGCTGTCTGCCGAGGGTGGCACATTCGCTATTCACGGTGGACCGACCGACCATGACAAGCGCGGTTTCGATCCCTGCATGGTTACCGATTGCCCACTCGAGGACGTACAGGCCAACCTCGTTGCCGCAGGTTTTGACCCCGGCCGCATCGTCGAGGAGGACTTCGGCCGGTCTCTGCGAGTCATTGATCCCGACGGTAATGAGTTGCAAATCAACCAGGAGTAG
- a CDS encoding HAD family hydrolase, with product MDGTLLDGQGNIPAQLWPLLELMKDRGVAFVPASGRQFTTLSAMFSSHLDGMPVISENGTYVVCDGVEISSSIIDPHLAHAVITGVRDLVDEGRDVGLVVATKSIAYLERGDDRFVSHVATYYHSHTVVDDLTEHTDDVIKLSIYDFGEARDLTHPTMQRIAPGHQVILATPNWVDIMNPGVNKGSAVEAVQADLGVTPDQTAIFGDFLNDLEMMPLAKWSFAMANAHPAIIEAANYVAPSNTDNGVVTVLAQLLGVEMPQP from the coding sequence ATGGATGGCACCCTCCTCGACGGCCAGGGAAACATTCCGGCCCAGTTGTGGCCCCTGCTGGAACTCATGAAAGATCGTGGTGTTGCCTTCGTACCTGCCTCCGGACGCCAGTTCACAACGCTCTCGGCGATGTTCAGTTCCCATCTCGACGGCATGCCGGTCATCTCCGAGAACGGCACCTACGTCGTCTGCGACGGTGTTGAGATTTCCTCGTCGATCATCGACCCTCATCTTGCTCACGCGGTCATCACGGGAGTTCGTGACCTTGTCGATGAGGGGCGCGACGTCGGCTTGGTCGTAGCCACAAAATCCATCGCCTATCTCGAGCGCGGGGACGACCGGTTCGTCTCCCACGTCGCGACCTATTACCACAGCCACACCGTCGTCGATGATCTCACCGAGCACACCGACGACGTCATCAAGTTGTCCATCTACGATTTTGGTGAGGCCCGTGACCTCACTCACCCCACGATGCAGCGCATCGCTCCTGGTCACCAGGTGATCCTTGCCACCCCGAACTGGGTCGACATCATGAACCCTGGGGTGAACAAGGGCAGCGCGGTCGAGGCGGTGCAGGCTGATCTGGGTGTGACCCCTGACCAGACGGCTATTTTCGGAGACTTCCTCAACGACCTCGAGATGATGCCCCTGGCCAAGTGGTCCTTCGCAATGGCCAACGCCCACCCCGCCATCATCGAGGCCGCGAACTATGTTGCTCCGTCCAACACGGACAACGGCGTTGTCACCGTGCTTGCCCAACTGCTGGGCGTCGAGATGCCCCAACCCTGA
- a CDS encoding acetyl-CoA hydrolase/transferase family protein — protein sequence MMDQAGLEGIFHDVEGQPRVVCGGSGATPLPLLDLIDRCVETWRLVCINAPAGVPTRKDVIHETVFIGPGSRRAESLDYVPCRLSLATRLYEERFAPDILVLHTSTPRHGTVSMGIEVQVLPAALEAAKRRGALIIAQINPNMPYVLGDGIVDVDDIDIGVVVDVPLPTAAMPSPGPLAHRIGDRVASRIPDGATLQVGIGAVPDAAVSKLPESIHVGVWTELLTDSIRLLEQAHTLDDRVITGTFAMGTPALYEWLDDNPRVQLLRCETTNDPRNIADQPKMTSVNTALQVDLFGQVNATRVGTKIYSGVGGSTDFLVGAMHSPGGQALLTMLSWHPKADCSTIVDVLKSPVSAIQPSAVITEQGTAELFGNSQNEQARQLIDNTAHPDARDHLWQRAREFGLA from the coding sequence ATGATGGATCAAGCTGGCCTTGAAGGAATCTTCCACGATGTGGAGGGCCAGCCGCGGGTGGTCTGTGGCGGCTCAGGAGCCACTCCCCTCCCCCTCCTCGACCTCATCGACCGATGCGTGGAGACATGGCGATTGGTGTGCATCAATGCACCAGCCGGCGTTCCGACACGCAAAGACGTCATTCACGAGACGGTTTTCATCGGTCCGGGTAGTCGCCGTGCCGAGTCCCTCGACTACGTCCCCTGCCGGTTGAGCCTGGCAACCCGTCTCTACGAGGAGCGGTTTGCGCCCGACATCCTCGTGTTGCACACCAGTACGCCACGTCATGGCACCGTGAGCATGGGTATTGAGGTCCAGGTCCTGCCAGCCGCCTTGGAGGCGGCCAAGCGACGCGGTGCTCTCATCATTGCCCAGATCAATCCGAACATGCCCTACGTCCTGGGCGATGGGATCGTTGACGTTGACGACATTGACATCGGCGTGGTCGTCGACGTTCCCCTGCCAACGGCAGCCATGCCGTCGCCGGGTCCGCTGGCCCACCGCATCGGCGACCGTGTGGCGTCGCGAATCCCCGACGGTGCGACTCTTCAGGTGGGAATCGGCGCGGTTCCTGACGCCGCCGTCTCCAAGTTGCCCGAAAGCATCCACGTCGGGGTGTGGACCGAGCTCCTCACCGACTCCATCCGTCTCTTGGAACAGGCTCACACCCTCGATGATCGAGTCATCACCGGCACCTTCGCAATGGGAACACCAGCTCTCTACGAGTGGCTCGACGACAATCCGCGCGTGCAGTTACTGCGCTGCGAGACCACCAATGACCCCAGAAACATTGCCGACCAGCCCAAAATGACCAGTGTCAACACGGCATTGCAGGTGGACCTGTTCGGTCAGGTCAACGCAACGCGAGTCGGCACGAAGATCTATTCCGGGGTCGGTGGGTCCACCGACTTCTTGGTGGGCGCCATGCATTCCCCCGGGGGTCAAGCCCTCCTCACGATGCTCAGTTGGCATCCGAAGGCCGACTGTTCGACGATCGTGGACGTCCTGAAGTCTCCGGTCTCAGCGATCCAACCCTCGGCCGTCATCACCGAACAGGGCACAGCCGAGCTGTTCGGCAATTCCCAGAACGAGCAGGCTCGCCAACTCATCGACAACACTGCTCACCCGGATGCCCGCGACCACCTGTGGCAGCGGGCCCGGGAGTTTGGTCTGGCCTGA
- a CDS encoding Lrp/AsnC family transcriptional regulator, with protein sequence MTKHHDEEDEDRSPILEATDRQILSLLEEDGRMSWTELGHQTGLSTSAAQQRVKRLEARGLIRGYHATLNLEAIGAGVTAFIFLNPIDPQEDEKIPDILRTFSEVRGCHSIAGAASYLARVQAPNTSHLDQLLTRIRKECHCGTETVVVLDTMFDDLGMLGTR encoded by the coding sequence ATGACCAAGCACCACGACGAGGAGGACGAGGATCGTTCGCCGATCCTGGAAGCTACCGATCGTCAGATCCTGAGTCTGCTCGAGGAAGACGGGCGGATGTCGTGGACCGAGCTGGGACACCAGACGGGTTTGTCCACCTCAGCGGCCCAGCAGCGTGTCAAGCGGCTCGAGGCGAGGGGACTGATCCGGGGCTACCACGCCACCCTCAACCTGGAAGCCATCGGCGCAGGTGTCACGGCCTTCATCTTCCTCAATCCCATTGATCCACAGGAAGACGAGAAGATTCCCGACATTCTGAGGACCTTCTCAGAGGTGCGAGGGTGTCACTCCATCGCTGGTGCGGCCTCCTACCTGGCGAGAGTCCAGGCACCCAACACCAGTCACCTCGATCAGCTGCTGACCCGCATCCGTAAGGAATGCCATTGCGGGACGGAGACGGTCGTCGTCCTCGACACCATGTTTGATGATCTCGGCATGTTGGGAACCCGGTGA
- the lnt gene encoding apolipoprotein N-acyltransferase, translating into MTGPSHLPPTSWLRGLAALAAGAATGAGFQPIGWWILVIPGLAALILLVRSTTGRSAAGLGYLFGLGLFATTISWVGVMGPPVAVLLVAVMALWCLLAGWAIRCVSVLPGSHFWQAVVWTATEVAAAAVPLGGFGWVRLAWTVVDTPWVGALRWAGAVGTSLLVAWAAALVAQVVVTRGRSRVHHAVGLVAELLVVAVLSTVSGVVSTRDNHDDDIRVLVVQGGVDGTAGPYAMGYARSVTDNHLSETIMALAQQRVSGNDTPDMILWPENSTDIDPLLDPESHDIVMGALAVAKRPILVGAVTDGPGDDERQTTSMWWPASSPQPTSIYHKRNLVPFGEWIPARSFFLPLIPILENIGRQSIPGTSPGVLDSTISGTKIPVGVVVCFEVAYDDTVSDTVRHGARILTVQSNNSSFINTAQTPQQWQITRARAVETGRHVIVSTTNSFSGLVNPDGSVALRTHEGGHTHDTVTVPLESGLTLATRIGPWLRVGVVLVAAGAMVASMMRRRRDMLAQAHHNRSESDACHRH; encoded by the coding sequence GTGACGGGCCCGTCTCACCTACCGCCCACGTCGTGGCTGCGCGGCCTGGCTGCGCTGGCCGCTGGAGCTGCCACGGGTGCCGGATTCCAGCCGATCGGCTGGTGGATCCTCGTCATCCCTGGCCTCGCAGCACTCATCCTGCTCGTGCGTTCGACGACAGGCCGTTCCGCAGCCGGGCTGGGATACCTGTTCGGTTTGGGCCTGTTCGCCACCACCATCTCCTGGGTGGGTGTCATGGGCCCTCCCGTGGCGGTGCTTCTCGTCGCCGTCATGGCGTTGTGGTGCCTCCTTGCTGGGTGGGCCATCCGCTGCGTCAGCGTCCTGCCCGGTTCACATTTTTGGCAGGCCGTGGTCTGGACAGCCACCGAAGTTGCAGCCGCTGCGGTCCCGCTCGGGGGCTTCGGTTGGGTACGACTGGCCTGGACAGTCGTCGACACCCCTTGGGTTGGTGCCTTGAGATGGGCTGGGGCAGTGGGGACGAGTCTCCTGGTCGCATGGGCGGCAGCCCTCGTGGCCCAGGTTGTCGTCACGCGCGGACGATCGCGAGTCCACCATGCTGTTGGCCTCGTCGCGGAATTGCTCGTCGTGGCAGTCTTGTCGACGGTCTCGGGCGTGGTTTCCACACGCGACAATCATGACGACGACATCCGGGTACTCGTCGTCCAAGGGGGAGTGGACGGCACTGCTGGTCCGTACGCGATGGGCTACGCGCGGTCCGTCACCGACAATCACCTGTCCGAGACGATCATGGCCCTCGCCCAGCAACGCGTTTCGGGCAATGACACTCCCGACATGATTTTGTGGCCCGAGAACTCCACCGACATCGATCCACTACTCGACCCCGAGAGTCACGACATCGTCATGGGGGCGCTGGCCGTTGCCAAACGGCCAATCCTGGTGGGAGCGGTGACCGACGGACCCGGAGACGATGAGCGTCAGACGACGTCGATGTGGTGGCCGGCATCATCACCCCAGCCGACGTCGATCTATCACAAGCGCAACTTGGTTCCTTTCGGGGAGTGGATTCCCGCCAGGTCATTCTTCCTGCCCCTCATTCCCATATTGGAAAACATCGGACGCCAATCCATTCCAGGCACCAGTCCTGGTGTCCTTGACTCGACCATTTCTGGCACGAAGATTCCGGTCGGCGTGGTGGTCTGTTTCGAGGTGGCCTACGACGACACCGTCTCGGACACGGTGCGCCACGGAGCACGGATTCTGACGGTGCAGTCGAACAACTCGTCATTCATCAACACGGCACAGACACCCCAGCAATGGCAGATCACCAGGGCGCGCGCGGTCGAAACCGGCAGACACGTCATCGTCTCGACGACGAACTCCTTCTCCGGGCTGGTCAATCCGGATGGCTCAGTGGCCCTGCGCACCCACGAGGGGGGCCACACCCATGACACGGTGACAGTGCCGTTGGAATCAGGGCTCACCCTGGCGACGAGGATTGGGCCGTGGCTACGAGTCGGCGTGGTCCTCGTTGCGGCTGGGGCGATGGTGGCGTCAATGATGCGACGGCGTCGCGATATGCTCGCACAAGCACATCACAACAGATCGGAGAGCGATGCCTGCCACCGACACTGA
- a CDS encoding polyprenol monophosphomannose synthase, which translates to MPATDTEVRLDKVLVIIPTYNEAENVETIVARTRRANPKVDVLVADDNSPDGTGEIADRLASADDHVHVMHRKGKEGLGAAYLAGFHWGLGRGYDVLVEMDADGSHQPEQLPLLLEALKHADMVKGSRYVKGGSVVNWPMHRKLISRGGGMWTRMCLGIGVKDPTGGFNAFRANTLRTIGLDEVASAGYCFQLDMTWRTLKKGLTVAEVPIEFIEREYGHSKMSKDIVVEALLRTTLWGVDYRSGQLKELGHLALERVEQVAGNLKERRRKH; encoded by the coding sequence ATGCCTGCCACCGACACTGAGGTCCGGCTCGACAAGGTCTTGGTCATTATTCCGACCTACAACGAGGCAGAGAATGTCGAGACGATTGTCGCGCGTACGCGCCGTGCCAATCCGAAGGTCGACGTTCTCGTCGCTGACGACAATTCTCCCGACGGTACCGGCGAGATCGCTGACCGCCTCGCGTCGGCCGATGACCACGTTCACGTCATGCATCGCAAGGGAAAGGAAGGCCTCGGTGCCGCGTACCTGGCCGGATTCCACTGGGGTCTGGGCCGCGGCTATGACGTCCTCGTCGAGATGGATGCTGACGGCTCCCACCAGCCCGAGCAGCTCCCGTTGCTCCTCGAAGCCCTCAAACATGCCGACATGGTCAAAGGATCTCGCTACGTCAAGGGCGGGTCCGTCGTGAACTGGCCGATGCATCGCAAGCTCATCTCCCGTGGTGGCGGCATGTGGACCCGAATGTGCTTGGGAATTGGTGTCAAGGATCCCACTGGTGGATTCAATGCCTTCCGCGCGAACACTCTGCGCACCATCGGTTTGGACGAGGTCGCCTCGGCTGGTTACTGCTTCCAGCTCGACATGACATGGCGCACCCTCAAGAAGGGTCTGACCGTCGCCGAAGTGCCGATTGAGTTCATCGAGCGCGAGTACGGTCACTCCAAGATGAGCAAGGATATCGTCGTCGAGGCTCTGCTTCGCACCACGTTGTGGGGAGTTGATTACCGCTCGGGACAACTCAAGGAGCTCGGACACCTCGCCCTCGAGCGGGTTGAGCAGGTCGCTGGGAACCTCAAGGAACGTCGCCGGAAGCATTGA
- a CDS encoding RNA polymerase-binding protein RbpA, whose product MADRALRGMGLGSKSFEDEEGVEMAERQVIGFDCENGHHFDLTFSTEADLPSLWECPRCGGEAVRSDGTDPQRKKNKPQRTHWDMLTERRSIPELEELLAERLAEIRKED is encoded by the coding sequence ATGGCCGACCGTGCACTGCGAGGCATGGGGTTGGGATCCAAGAGCTTCGAGGACGAAGAGGGCGTTGAGATGGCCGAACGCCAAGTCATTGGCTTCGACTGTGAGAACGGCCACCACTTCGATCTCACCTTCTCCACCGAGGCAGATCTTCCGAGCCTGTGGGAGTGCCCGCGCTGTGGAGGCGAGGCGGTCAGAAGCGACGGTACCGATCCTCAGCGCAAGAAGAACAAGCCGCAGCGCACCCACTGGGACATGCTCACCGAACGACGCTCGATCCCCGAGCTGGAAGAACTGCTCGCTGAGAGACTGGCCGAAATCCGCAAGGAGGATTAA
- a CDS encoding glycerophosphodiester phosphodiesterase: MRATDYPYCQRPFTVLAHRGGAGMAVNKGTENTLAAFGHAVDLGCTHLETDVHATKDGVLVVFHDPILDRVTDSSGVIATMPWHEVKQARVGGEPIATLDEVLDAFPESFLNIDIKHDAATMPLIDVLSRHRAWDRVCIGSFSSKRIRRFRRLVHERTATAVGPVGVGWAVVGPNSLQMAESRGDVYQVPHRVSRYGIPLVTPTFVAAAHRLGRAVHVWTINEVSEARELMDMGVDGIVTDRPDLMCDFARIHQPKDAPTLVAR; this comes from the coding sequence GTGAGAGCTACTGACTACCCGTATTGCCAACGTCCGTTCACGGTCCTCGCCCATCGAGGAGGGGCCGGTATGGCCGTCAACAAGGGCACCGAGAACACCCTGGCGGCCTTCGGACATGCCGTGGATCTGGGATGCACCCACCTCGAGACAGACGTTCACGCCACCAAGGACGGCGTTCTCGTGGTCTTTCACGACCCCATACTTGACCGAGTCACCGACTCCAGCGGTGTCATCGCGACAATGCCGTGGCACGAGGTGAAACAAGCCAGGGTCGGCGGAGAACCCATTGCGACCCTTGATGAGGTCCTCGATGCGTTCCCAGAATCGTTCCTTAACATCGACATCAAGCACGACGCTGCGACCATGCCTCTCATCGACGTTCTTTCCCGTCACCGTGCGTGGGATCGGGTCTGCATCGGATCGTTCAGCAGCAAACGCATACGACGGTTCCGTCGATTGGTCCATGAACGCACAGCGACTGCAGTGGGACCGGTCGGAGTGGGCTGGGCCGTTGTTGGACCCAACAGCCTCCAGATGGCTGAATCGCGAGGTGACGTGTACCAGGTCCCCCACCGTGTGAGCCGATACGGTATCCCCTTGGTGACGCCAACCTTCGTTGCCGCTGCCCATCGCCTGGGCCGCGCGGTTCACGTCTGGACGATCAACGAAGTGTCCGAGGCGCGCGAACTCATGGACATGGGGGTCGACGGGATCGTCACCGACCGCCCTGACCTCATGTGCGACTTCGCACGGATTCACCAACCCAAGGACGCCCCGACACTGGTTGCCAGATGA
- the pdxY gene encoding pyridoxal kinase: MSPTVLSLQSHVVQGTVGNSIAVPVMRAMGVRAWGMPTALLSNHNGRSSVAGIPIDAQQINDMVDALDCNGELTHVDAVLSGYLTAGTGPAVIRTVEKCRQHHPDTMWVCDPVMADMAGDQVKRYVPDDTVAFMKEAAQRADVLVPNVAELAILTESMPHTIDEIVGAARSLSGPRLVVVTSVPYEGDDGLAMVAVTQESTALTHGRLIARHFNGAGDLTTAVLTAQLVAGQSPQSALGKAAGVVQAVLERTWNHPGDELDWWPEDASAQPWKTEILAPNAPSRVGRSS; this comes from the coding sequence GTGAGTCCCACCGTCTTGTCATTGCAGTCCCATGTCGTGCAGGGAACCGTTGGAAACAGCATCGCGGTTCCGGTGATGCGCGCGATGGGGGTTCGGGCATGGGGGATGCCGACGGCGCTGCTGTCCAACCACAACGGCCGTTCCAGCGTCGCCGGTATCCCGATCGATGCCCAGCAGATCAACGACATGGTTGACGCCCTTGACTGCAACGGCGAACTGACCCATGTTGACGCGGTGCTGTCGGGTTACCTCACGGCTGGCACCGGGCCGGCCGTGATACGAACCGTCGAGAAGTGCCGTCAGCATCACCCCGACACCATGTGGGTGTGCGACCCCGTCATGGCAGACATGGCCGGGGACCAGGTGAAAAGGTACGTCCCTGACGACACGGTGGCGTTCATGAAGGAAGCAGCCCAACGAGCCGACGTCCTCGTGCCCAATGTGGCCGAGCTCGCCATCTTGACCGAGTCCATGCCGCACACCATCGACGAGATCGTCGGAGCCGCTCGCAGTCTTTCCGGACCGCGCCTCGTCGTCGTCACCTCAGTGCCGTATGAGGGCGACGATGGGTTGGCCATGGTTGCGGTGACCCAGGAGAGCACCGCCCTCACCCATGGCCGACTCATCGCCCGTCATTTCAATGGGGCTGGCGACCTGACGACGGCTGTCCTGACGGCACAGCTCGTCGCAGGACAGTCCCCGCAGTCTGCTCTGGGCAAGGCTGCCGGCGTCGTCCAGGCCGTCCTCGAGCGCACCTGGAACCATCCCGGTGACGAGCTGGACTGGTGGCCCGAGGATGCTTCCGCTCAGCCGTGGAAGACGGAGATCTTGGCCCCCAACGCTCCGAGTCGTGTGGGCAGGTCCTCATAG
- a CDS encoding helix-turn-helix domain-containing protein — MDNMTPAAVGRLIRDARKQRGMTQNQLAELLKTSQSAIHRVESGTQNLSLDYINRIAEALESPIIPQPGSGTMNYHIEGGHQLEGSIEVRSSKNAAVALLCACLINRGRTVLRGIAHIEEVNRILEVLTSIGVTYEWSEDERDLTLTRPADLNLEDMDIEAARRTRSVIMFLGPLMRFYDSFKLPYAGGCNLGARTVEPHLQVLRAFGLDVVATEGFYQCQVTDRTVKERHIVLTERGDTVTENALLAAAQTPGVTVLRNASPNYMVQDLCVFLCQLGVTIEGIGTTTLRIHGVENIDVDVEYAPSEDPIEAMSLITAAVVTKSTLTITRCPIEFLEIELAILSEMGLDFDLTPEYVSHNGFTRLVDVTVRPSQLRAVADKIHPMPFPGLNIDNLPFFAVIAAEADGQTLIHDWCYENRAIHLLELGKLGADVQLLDPHRLIVRGPTRWRGRELICPPALRPAVCLLLAALAASGETTLRDVYMINRGYEDLPTRLGALGAKISVFHG, encoded by the coding sequence GTGGACAACATGACCCCAGCTGCCGTCGGTCGTCTCATTCGCGACGCACGCAAGCAGCGTGGCATGACGCAAAACCAACTGGCGGAGCTCCTCAAGACTTCCCAGAGCGCCATCCACCGGGTTGAGTCAGGCACACAGAACCTCTCCCTGGACTACATCAACCGCATCGCCGAAGCCCTGGAGTCCCCCATCATCCCCCAGCCTGGCAGCGGCACGATGAACTACCACATCGAAGGTGGCCACCAGCTCGAAGGGTCCATCGAGGTCCGTTCCTCCAAGAACGCTGCCGTCGCCCTGCTGTGTGCTTGCCTCATCAACCGCGGCCGGACCGTGTTGCGCGGGATCGCCCACATTGAGGAGGTCAATCGCATCCTTGAGGTACTGACCTCCATCGGCGTCACCTACGAGTGGTCCGAGGACGAGCGCGACCTCACCCTCACTCGTCCCGCTGACCTCAACCTCGAGGACATGGACATCGAGGCTGCCCGTCGCACCCGAAGCGTCATCATGTTCCTCGGCCCGCTGATGCGGTTCTACGACTCCTTCAAGCTCCCCTACGCCGGTGGCTGCAACTTGGGCGCCCGTACCGTCGAGCCTCACCTGCAGGTGCTACGCGCTTTCGGCCTTGACGTCGTCGCAACCGAGGGTTTCTACCAGTGCCAGGTGACGGATCGCACCGTCAAGGAGCGTCACATCGTCCTGACCGAACGCGGCGACACCGTCACCGAAAATGCTCTGCTCGCTGCCGCCCAGACCCCTGGCGTGACGGTGCTGCGCAACGCCAGCCCGAATTACATGGTTCAGGACCTGTGCGTCTTCCTGTGTCAGCTTGGAGTCACGATCGAGGGCATCGGCACGACGACTCTGCGCATTCACGGCGTCGAGAACATCGACGTTGACGTCGAGTACGCGCCCTCGGAGGACCCGATCGAGGCCATGAGCCTCATCACGGCAGCCGTCGTCACCAAGTCCACACTGACGATCACCCGCTGCCCCATCGAGTTCCTCGAAATCGAGTTGGCGATCCTCTCGGAGATGGGCCTGGACTTCGATCTGACCCCCGAGTACGTCTCCCACAACGGATTCACCCGGCTGGTCGACGTCACCGTTCGCCCCAGCCAGCTGCGCGCGGTAGCTGACAAGATCCACCCGATGCCCTTCCCGGGCCTCAACATCGACAACCTGCCGTTCTTCGCCGTCATCGCAGCCGAGGCTGACGGCCAGACCCTCATTCACGACTGGTGTTACGAGAACCGTGCCATCCATCTGCTCGAGTTAGGCAAGCTCGGCGCCGATGTCCAGCTTCTCGATCCGCACCGACTCATCGTGCGAGGACCGACGCGCTGGCGCGGCCGTGAGCTCATCTGCCCGCCGGCCCTGCGCCCTGCCGTGTGCCTGCTGCTGGCCGCCCTGGCGGCATCGGGCGAGACGACCCTGCGCGATGTCTACATGATCAATCGTGGCTATGAGGACCTGCCCACACGACTCGGAGCGTTGGGGGCCAAGATCTCCGTCTTCCACGGCTGA